The Delphinus delphis chromosome 11, mDelDel1.2, whole genome shotgun sequence DNA segment TGCACTAGAGTTAGCGTCCCAGACTGAAGAACACTAGACCTTTCTTGTTCTCTGATCAAGGTAGGTGAGTATttgtgggtggggggaggatagTACCAGGTGATTGATGGCGGGTGGATGCTCAGTGAGGGGAAGGGATCTGGGGATGTTAGAACAAATAGATCTCAGAAATTCTGTCCTCTggccagctgtgtgtgtgtgtgtgtgtacacacggaGGGTAGATGTTTGTGGTTAAGTGCAGGGTAAACATGCATGTACCCAGGTATGTGTGGTTGTGAGGAAGGGCCCCAAAGCAGGGCTGCAGGGATAAGCCAAGTGGGGAGGTGATAAGGCAGGGACAGCCTTGGGTACAAATATGTGACTGGATGGGGATGAGGGGCTGGGGTGCCACCGTGAAAGATGACGAAGACCCCTCCAGTGTCCTGCCTTCCCCGCCCCTGCTCCAAACTTTAGGGCCCTAGCCATAAAATCACACTCCCCCCATAAGCCCCTGCTGCCAGTCCCCCCCAGCGGCATCATGGCCCCACCTGCTGTGCTGAAAGCAACAGAAACAACGTTGCTCCAGAAGGTGGGTTATAGGGAGCCCAGAGTGTGCCCCAGCTGGCCGTCTGGGAGCTGTGGAGCCCCCGTCAGGGGATGGCTCATCCACGCAGACCACCAGCCAGTCCTGGACGCCCCCTCCCTGACTCGCCATGTTCTGGCAGtcctgctgctgcttcctctgtGCTATTCAgccttctccagccccacccccagctcacaGAGTGTTTCAACTCGCTGCTCTCCTTGCTGCGAGgcttacaggatctcagttcccggaccagggattgaaccggggccacggcagtgaaagcctggtattctaaccactaggccaccagggaactccctccttGCCTCCACTTCTCTTCCCCCCGATCTTGCTGTCACACAGTCCTGGAGTGGCCACCTGCAGATCTGACCAGGTCATCTTCCAGGGCCTGAGCATCACTGCGGCCTGGCCTGGGCCCCAGCGCACCTGCAGCCTTGTCTCGCCCCTCCCCCACAATACAGCCTGGGAGCCCCATGGAGGATTTCCAGAAAGATGCCACATTTCCTCACCTTTGGGCCTTCTGTGTGacttcccccagccccaggcccagcctcccTCCTTTAACCCCAAAGGCTGAGCTAATGCTTCCCCCACAAGGCTCACCTCCCGCATAGCTCTGCCTGCTTCACTGTCCGGTGCCCCTGGGGATGGCCGGTCTCCCCAGGGTAGATACTGTGGCTTGTTCACTGGATAAGTACCCTGTGAATGCTCATTACTTCTCTACTTCCCAAGCCTCACCTCGTCCAGGGCCCTCTTCAGCTCCAGTTCTGGTTCCGATTTCAGCTCCAGCAGCAGGCCAGCCCAGGGCTCTTTCCTGGTTCCGGGCAGGAGCCCCAGGTGCAGACCCTCTTCCCAAGCCAAACTGGTCACCTCTTGGTCTCCTACCTGGACGCCTGAACTCctattctggctgctgtgtgtgGGAACTCAGAGTCCTCTGGCCCCTTCTGGAAGAAGCAGATAAGCTTCCAATAACCACTGCCCTCCACTGGGGCTCCTGAAAAGGTATATGTGACCTCCATGGAGTTGGCCAGAGAGGGGCCACACTCAGGCCTGCAAAGGCAGAGGTTTCCTCATGCCGGGGCAGCCTGCTCATTGGGTTCCACCCATTGCTGGAACATTCTTCCACATTCACCTGGTATCttggtaggtgtgtgtgtgtgtgagggcccATGTGTGTGAGGTGTGTAGGCATGTAGCAGGTGGGAGCTGTAGGAGGGCTGTAGGAAGGGACAGGTGTACGCCACTGAGGACTTGACAGTCTCCCAAACAAGGCCCCTTCAGAGGAGTGCTAGCTGCTAGTCAGGACGGGGAGGGCCAGCACCTGCAGGCTCGAGCACCTCACCCCCGCTCGGCCCCTTTTCTCTGTCGATCAGGGGAAGACGAAAGACCTGGATGGACCACAACTTTGCGATGCAGCCTCACGGAGCCCCAGGTGCTGGAACCTCCTTCTCCCGCAGCCACCTACTGGGGCGCCCTGCCCGCCCCTCAAAGCTCCCTGGAGGGGTGTCGCCTCTCATCCCTGTTCTCAAGAAGACCATCCATCTGGATGCTTTCCCCCAGAGCCACATCCCACAGGCTTCCGGCCGACCAGGCCTTGGAGCTAGGGCATGGAGTGTGCCCCCACAGGAGACTGGCAAGAGCCTGGCACCCAGGAAGCTCAGCTCCATCTCCCTAACAGTCCGCCAGCACAGCCAGGCATGGCGCTTGGGCCCCCTGCCTTCTCACTGGGAACAGGTGTCTACCCCGGGCAGGGAGGCTGCCACCCACAGAGGAGGGAGGCTGCCTTCTCCTGACTCACCACCTGTGACCCTAGTGCCAGGGGACAGGGTCCACTCCGAGGGCCCAGGTCACCCAGGTCTGGCCAAGCCCAGCAGGGTGCCTGTGGTGGAGAAGCCCCTGGTGAGCTCATGCCTGACCCTGCCTTTCCAATCCCAGTTAGCTCAGGGTCCACCAGGTCCTGCAGGGCCAGGCTTGGTGGGTCAGAGGCACCCTGTCCCAATGACCGCCCATGTGCCTACCAGAGCTTCTCCAGGAAGAGGCAAGCCCCGGCCCAGGGGTATTCAGAGACCCCGGCTGCATCTCCAAAGGGCCATCCCTGCCACGGGGCCTGCGACGGCCATGCATTTGGCTGCCCTGGATACAACGAGGCCAGGCACATCCGGACATTCATCCACGATGGCCACCAATAGGCCTGGCTTGGCTGTCCACTTGGCTACACCAAACACATCTAGACTGGACACAAGCACTGAGTTCCCTCCTCTGGATAGCAAACTGGGCTCTGCCATGGACTTGGCTAAAGCAGGCACAACCAAGCCACGCGCGGTCACGGACGCGGTGACCCCAGACCCAGAAAAGCTGGGCAAAGCTACAGCAGGCACAGGCAAGCCAGATACAACCACGGAGGGTACAGCCAGGGAAGTGGCAGCACCAGATCCAGGCAAGCTGGACACAGCCCTGGTGTTGGCCGGGGCGAACAGAGCCAAGCTGGACATGACTACGGGTTCTCTTGTGTTGGATACAAGCAGGCTGGGCACAGCCATGCATTCAGCTGTGCCGGTCACCCCAGACCCAGTCACTGGTGAGACCACACTGGACAGTGTCATTAAGCTGACGAGATCAGACACTGTCACCTACCCATCAATGCCAAGCAGAAGCACAGATGCAGCCCTGGACCATGCTACGGCAGATGCTGCCACAGACTGGGTCACAGCGCTCACCATGCTGGACCTGGCCAGAGAAACCAAAGGTAAATGCAAAAGGCTGGGCTGGGGATGCGCTGGACTGCTGGGGTGTAGGAGCCTGGAGCTGGATTACGCTTGGATAGATCTGGGGGACTTTAACGGCAGAGTTGAATGAGCTGGGAGAAAAGGGAATGGGGTTGAGTGGCAGAACACAGGGGGTGCACCCTGAACTGGGTCCCACTCTGCCAGTCAGAGGTCAGGTTGAGGGAAGCCATCAGAAGGGGGTTTACAGGGGTAATTTGTGGGAGAGCAATTATGCTGAGTCTGTCCTTTAGCATCTTCCATGATTGTTTCTTTGTTCCCTGAAGAGCTGAAATAATTAGGTGATCTATAGGTGAGTCCAGCTTGAAAAGCAAACCACCTACACGAAAATATAGACCAGCACTTCAGTAAGTGGTGATTTGTCTAACAGTCGACACTGCCAGGCTCCTCTAGATGTGAATAGTGATCTCACCCGAGACCTTCTAAATCATCCCCAGTCGGCCTTTCAGGAGGATGGTTGTTGCTTAAAAGGTGCCTCACCTGGAATTTTTTCTCGGTCCCTTACCCCCAGCCCTTTAGTcctgaaaggtgagttggggactTGTAGGTTGGAAGTCCTACATAGAAGAAAAAACAGGTCAACACAAGGGCTAGAAGTTCATTTGGTCTTAGAGAGGCTGTGACACGCCTAAAGTCGCACAGCTGGTTGATGGCAGTAAGCCGATGGGAACCCAGATCTTGGAATTCTACTTTGGGCAGTCTCATTCCCAACATTTCAAAGGCTCAGAGATTCCGGGTCTGGCAGATGCTTGGAAGGTATCCAGTCCAGTGGCTTAACTGGCGTTGGGGGTTGTCAGCCCCCTTCTCATTGCCCTCTGCACACTCGGCCTGGGGGAGCCCACCCAGGCTCTGGTCTTCCCTCCTCCCTATGGGACCTCAGCTCTCCCTCCATCTTCAGCCCAGCCCTCTCTCTCAAAATGCAGGTGTAGACACCCAGTGGCCTGCGGGACCCCTCTACCCAGACAACTCCCGGGCATGTCTAGAGGCAGCCCCTTTCTTCCTGACTTCTGCCCTCCCTGATCTCACTCCCTCAGCTGCAGGCACCATACCAGAAACCTGGGTATCCTCGTCTTCctcatctttctctctccttcatcccATCCAGTCTAATTCCAACTCTGTTGATCAGTCTCCTCAGTCCTTGGCTGtctgtcccctcctctccatccctctgTCCCTGTGAggccaccccctgcccctccacACAGCTGCCACAGGGACTCATATATTTCATGGCAGCACTTCCTGCTTAACAGCTGTTGGTGACCCGCTGTTACCTTCTTTGATAAGTCCAGCTCCTTAGCCTGGCTTCCAAGGCTTTGGACTTCTCCAGCCTCTTAACTCTATATCCTTGTCTGGACTTTTCCCTGCTTTGGTGCACCCGGGAGCTCTGTTGTCCCCAGCACCATGCAGCTGTCGCCTCTGGGTCTCTCCATAGGctgctttcccttcttccctcgcACCTATATTTGCCTTTCCATCTTGGCCCTCAGCAAGGGCCCTCACACCTGCACCCACAGTACCCGGTGGGTGCCCACCACCCTGCACTCACAGTACCCTGTGCATACCCCACCCCCTCCGTTAGGACAGGCCAGCTTTCTGTCTTGACCCACCAGACCCAGAGCTCTTTGAGGACAGAAATGGTGACCCTCATTCCTGTCCCCTCAAGGCCTGGCAATATGCTGTCCATTCAAGTGGACTGAATGCAAGGATGATTTTTCTGAAGGGTAAATTGAGGCTCAGGAAAGTTCCTGACTAGCTCAAGGTCACAGGGCTCATCATcccagagccaggcctggaaCGCGGGCTCCTGAATCAGTCAGGGTTCTACAGGCACCCGCGTCTGGGCAGAACCGCGTTGAACCAGCCCAGCATCCCAGCCACCGCGTGACTCTCGCGCGCGCACCGCCTCCCGCAGCTCCCACAGGTCCCCTgcgctccccgccccgccccggcctaGAGGGTAACAGACCGGGAGCAGGATCGAGGGGGAGGGACCGGGACTGGGATGCGGGAACCATGCCCCACCCGGAACCTCGAGCCTGCAGGCACAGCGCCCCCGCGCGCCTCCCCGGCGGCCCGCAACCAGCCCTGGGTACCCGCTCCCGTGTGCGGGCGGGAGGGGAGCCGGTGCGGGCGAGGACGccgagggagggggaggggagggccctcGGCGGGGCGGGCGGGTCACGTGGTGCGggtggcagcggcggcggcggcggcggcggcggcggcgcggcggcGGCATCGGTGCAAGCGGGCAGGGGCAGCGCTGCGCCGAGCCTGCCGAGTCGAAGTCCCGGGCTGGCGCGGCAGCGCGGGGCGCGGGGACGGCGCTGCCGGGCCGCGGGCCGGGCGGGTGGGCGGAGAACGCAGAGGGGCGAGGCCCGGCTGCAGGGTCTGCTCGGCCCAGGAGGAGCCCGCGTCCAGCTCAGCCTTGCAGCCCCGCGCCCTGAGCATCTTCCCGGAGGAACGGAGACAAAGGAGGATTCATGTCCAAAGGTAGGAAGGCCGGCGGCGCCACCGGCGCGCGCCGAGAGGAGGCTGCGGCCCCCAAAGCCCGGCTGGAGATGCTACCCAGGGAGGGTTGATGCGCTGAGGAACCCATGCGCGGTGACATACGCAcggacacacgcacacacggtGGCACACATCCCAAGATGTACAAGCCCGGAGAAATGCACATATGGAAACGCGGAGAGATACAGAGAGCCCCGAAGAAGCGAGGAGGCCCCCAGATGCGCACAGAAAGCTCCACACTGGAGCACACCAAGaagtgcacacacatgcacaccacgCACAGGTATCAGGACCACCTACAGCCAGACAAGAGACCTGTGCGCTGACACGTAGACCCCTTCCCCCACACATAGGCGCACACTGAGTCGGGCACCAGCTGGTGGTCTCCAAGGGAACTCGTTGGCCTCCAGAGGACTGGGATGGAGGCAGGGGTATCCCAGGGCCCTTTGCTTCTGTGAATGGGAAAGTACTAAGATATCTTTTGTGATTCCTTTTCTGAGAGCcgggggctggagctggggtggACTGGAATTGCCTCTGCGGGTGGGGGCGCTGTTTTGAAGGCGGCTGGGGGCTGAGGAAGACCTGCAGCTCCCCATGGAagagcctccccaccccctggatCCCCACTAAGCCAGGGAGGAAGGTGCTATTCTGGAAAGGTCCCTTCCCCCTGCTGCCACCTTCCCAACAAAGGGGTGCGGTCCCTGggccagacaaagacaaagccATTCATTTGCCTGTAAAAGAAAGCACCAGGGTCCTTGCTTGGCACGGGGATGGGGGGAGGTGCTGTTTCTGTGGGGACTAAGCTAGAGCTGAGTGGGGTGGACAATGTCTCTTCCTGGAGCACTGATGGGCAGGTGGCTCCCGGCAGGGGGTGCTGCAGACAGATCCCCTCCTCTCCAGGGGCCCTGAGAGAGCTGGGAGTTTaggaggagcccccagaaccACTTAGGCGGGATGGCATATTTGAGCTACATCCTGCCGTGGCCCCATCCTGAGCTCTTGCCCCCCCTTGGGGAGCCCCCCTCCAATCCCTGTTGCAGGGGAAGGAGAAAGTCTCGTAACAGAGTCTACCTCCGTGACCGTGGCCCACACAAGAGCCATCTGCTGGGTGGAGGTCAGCTGCTCTGCCAAGGGAGCAGCATCTGAGGGAAGAGAAAAGTGATGGCTCTGAAGTAACAtctgccttcattcattcattgctgaGTGTCTTGTTATACTAGGTTCACTGGGGCACAGAAATCAATAAGACGTGGCTCCTGCGCTGAAGAAGGGTGGGAACTGGCATATGTTCAGTGCCAGGTCATTGATGTCCATGCTTTTGTATAAGCTTCATAGCAACCCAGCAAGGTAGGTACTGTACCTATTTTCCTgaggagaacactgaggctcacaGGGGTCATCCAGCTGGGAGTCAAGTATGGGCCATCTGGAGTTGGCATGGCGGGACCAGGGGAGCTGTAAGGGCAGAGGATGGAGCTGCAGAATTCAGCTCCAGAGCTGCATTTGTCCTGTGCCCTGGAGGGCTTTATGCACTTGTCAGGCACCCTCACCAAACAGTGGGCCCTTGGGGGCAAGGACCTTGTCTGGGGTCCAAAAGTGTCCTTGGCATTTAGTCTAAAGTTTGGCTGGAGTAGGCTCCCATTTGACAGCCTGTGGGAAGGCCTGGATGGGAGGGATGGGatggagtgagtgagtgaatgaatgtgatGACTAGGAAGTTAGTCGGGGGCTGAGGCAGCACAGAAGAGAGGCATCCACACGAGATGGGAAAGCAGAAGGTTTCCTGAGGGGTAGCCCTTGGGCTGAATGGCGAAAAAAGAGGACGAGTTAGCCAGGGGCTGGAATGGGCGAAGGGTCTTCCAGCAAAGGCTGTGACACAGTGACCCACCACAGGTTTGCAGTAATTGTGGCTGATTGTAATTGCCATGCGGTTGGGAGGGGCAGCTTGCCAGCAGGAGCTCTATGGGTGCTCATAGGTGCTTGATAGAAGAATGAAGGTGAGATCTGCTCCCGTTCTGGACCTGCAGCAGGCCTGCTGTAGCCCCTAGAAGTTGCCTGGGAATCTGGTAGGCCACCCCCTTCTTGTAACCAGGGTCTGTCTTTTTG contains these protein-coding regions:
- the SEPTIN3 gene encoding neuronal-specific septin-3 isoform X1 → MDHNFAMQPHGAPGAGTSFSRSHLLGRPARPSKLPGGVSPLIPVLKKTIHLDAFPQSHIPQASGRPGLGARAWSVPPQETGKSLAPRKLSSISLTVRQHSQAWRLGPLPSHWEQVSTPGREAATHRGGRLPSPDSPPVTLVPGDRVHSEGPGHPGLAKPSRVPVVEKPLVSSCLTLPFQSQLAQGPPGPAGPGLVGQRHPVPMTAHVPTRASPGRGKPRPRGIQRPRLHLQRAIPATGPATAMHLAALDTTRPGTSGHSSTMATNRPGLAVHLATPNTSRLDTSTEFPPLDSKLGSAMDLAKAGTTKPRAVTDAVTPDPEKLGKATAGTGKPDTTTEGTAREVAAPDPGKLDTALVLAGANRAKLDMTTGSLVLDTSRLGTAMHSAVPVTPDPVTGETTLDSVIKLTRSDTVTYPSMPSRSTDAALDHATADAATDWVTALTMLDLARETKGLPETRTDAAMSELVPEPRPKPAVPMKPVSINPNLLGYIGIDTIIEQMRKKTMKTGFDFNIMVVGQSGLGKSTLVNTLFKSQVSRKASSWNREEKIPKTVEIKAIGHVIEEGGVKMKLTVIDTPGFGDQINNENCWEPIEKYINEQYEKFLKEEVNIARKKRIPDTRVHCCLYFISPTGHSLRPLDLEFMKHLSKVVNIIPVIAKADTMTLEEKSEFKQRVRKELEVNGIEFYPQKEFDEDLEDKTENDKIRQESMPFAVVGSDKEYQVNGKRVLGRKTPWGIIEVENLNHCEFALLRDFVIRTHLQDLKEVTHNIHYETYRAKRLNDNGGLPPGEGLLGIVLPPVPATPCPTAE